The genome window CGCTGAACCACAGGTGCTGATCACTTTAGCTCGACTACATCGTGAAACGGCAGAGACCGATTGGCCACTCTCACGGCGTATCGCACGTGCCGTGCATACTATTGCGCAACAGAACGCGGCCCCAAACCCGCTTACTTTGCTGCGGCCGGCCGACCCCCCTGCCTCTTTTGCCGATCTGCTACAGCCAGCTATTGCCGTCAATACTGCCGTCACGGAGGCAAGCCGAACAGAGTTGCTGCGCTCTGCGGGCGAACCATCCAATAGAAAGAGAGGCCTCTGAGTCCGTTTCGTCAGCTGTTAGGATGCTTTCAAAAGGGCTAAGTCGGTTACAGATAAAACTCCTGCAGCTCTATTTTGCTTCACAAACCTTCCTCTGCATCAACCCATTTGGCAGGAGAAAGCCATAGAGGCATCGAATTGAACAACGCCTTGAAACTTTTTGAACGAGGAGAGGAGACATTGGCAGAAGACGGCAAGATTGGAGTGGCGATGCTTTCCTTTGCGCATGTCCATGCGCGCGACTATGCTTCCCAAATTGAATCGAACCCCCACCTCAAGCTGGTGGCCGTGTGGGATGAAGACCCAGCCCGTGGGCGTATGGAGGCGGAGCGCCGAGGAGTGCCCTTCTATGCGGAGCTGGATCAGGTTCTGAACCTTGCCGAAGTGGAAGCGGTTGTGGTGAACGCGCCAACGTTCATGCATCGTGATATTCTGGTGGCTGCTGCGCAGGCTAAGAAACATATCTTTACCGAGAAGGCGCTCACCATTACCGTGCAAGAGGCTACTGAGGTAATGCGCGCCGTGGAGGACGCTGGCATCCGGTTCATGATCTCGCTTCCATCGCGCACTCGCCCGGAAATCCTGTTCGCTAAAAAGCTGATAGATGAGAACTACCTGGGCGACATCACTCTCATGCGGGCACGTGTGGCGCATATGGCCGCCCTCGATCGCTGGTTCTCCGGTGGTTCTGCCTGGTTTGGCGAGGAGAGCAAAGCGGGCGGGGGAGCCTTCTTTGACTTAGGATGCCATCGAGTGGATATCATGCGCTGGTTCTTAGGTGAGCCGGCCTCGGTGGTCGCTCAGATGACGAACTTCAGCGGCGCCTACGAGGTGGATGATAACATGGTGGCCACCGTTACCTTTCGGAGTGGGGCCATCGGTATTCTAGATGTCTCTTGGGTGCATCGCTATGGTCCCAATCCGCTGGAGATCTACGGAACCCAAGGATACCTTGGCATTGACCAAGGGCCGGCAGGACCTCGTATTCAGCTCATCAGCCAGCGCGTGACTTCTGGAGAGATTCAAGGGTGTGTAACGCCGTCACCATCGTCCTTGCCAAAAGCGCTGCCATCGCCTATGGAGCAGTGGGTAAACGCCATTCGAGAGGGCACCACGCCAACCATCAATATCTACGATGCCTGGGCGCTAACGCAGATGCTGGAAAACTGCTACAAGGCAGCCCGAGAGCATCGGGAGGTCGTTTTCTAGAGATGGCACGGGTTCTCGAAGCGCCGGAGGGGAGCGACTTCTACGAGGCCGTCTATGCCTTCGTACGCCGCGTGCCGCCGGGGAAGGTGGTGACGTATGGACAGGTGGCCGATATGGTGGAGGGGATGCGGCTTACGGCGCGCCAGGTGGGAGTAGCGATGCGCTATGCACCTCCCGATGTTCCTTGGCAGCGGGTGGTTGGAGCAGGAGGCTACTTTCCTATTGCAAAGAGGGCGCCAGAGGCAATGCAACGGCAGATAGCGTTGCTCCGGGCCGAAGGGGTGCCTTTTCACCAAGACGACCCACACCGAGTGGATATGGCCAAAGCACAATGGTTCCCCGGCCCCTCCCTGTTTGAACCCACGGAAGAGGCACAATGATCTATCGAGAGCTAGGCGCGACCGGTTTACGAGTCTCTATCCTCGGCTACGGAGCCTCTCCTTTAGGAGGCGAGTTCGGCCCGATTGACGAAGAAGAGGGGGTTCGCACGGTTCACGCAGCTCTCGACTCTGGCATTAACTACTTCGATGTGGCGCCCTACTATGGACGTACCCGGGCGGAAAGCGTTCTTGGGCGCGCCTTACGAACCATCCCGCGCGAATCCTATATCTTGGCCACTAAAGTAGGGCGCTACGACAGAGATCAGTTCGATTTTTCTGCGGATAGGGTCACTAGGAGCGTGGAGGAGAGCCTACAGCGGCTCGGTGTGGAGACAGTTGACGTTATTCAATGTCATGACATCGAGTTTGGCTCCCTAAACCAGATTATTGAGGAGACGTTGCCGTCCTTGGAGCGGTTGCGTCAGCAGGGCAAGGTGCGCTTTATCGGTATCACTGGCTACCCACTTCATATCTTTCGCTATGTGCTGCCTCGCGCTAGGGTAGATGCTGTGCTCTCCTACTGTCGCTACACGCTTTGCAACACCGATTTGGAAAACTTACTTCCCTGGTTTCAGCAGCAGAAGCTCGGCGTCGTTAACGCCTCGCCGCTAGCTATGGGACTGTTAACGGATGCAGGTCCGCCGCCTTGGCATCCCGCTCCGGCGGCGCTCAAGATGGCTGCCGCGCGGGCGGCCGCCTTTTGTCATGAACAGGGCAAAGACCTGTCAGAACTGGCGTTGCAGTTTGCATTGGCTAATCCTGCCATCCATGTAACGTTGGTGGGGATGGCCGATCGTAAAACGTTGGAGAAGAACCTCCGCTGTGTTGGGGTGATGCCCGATCTGCAACTGCTCGGTAAGGTCCGTGGGTTTTTTCAAACTGTCGTCACAACCTGGCCTAGCGGGAGACCGGAGAATCAGGATAGATGAGCGAAGAGACGATACTGCAGTTTGGTGGGGGGCGCTTTCTGCGCGCTTTCACCGATCTGTTCGTACAGCAGGCCAACGAAGCTGGCCAGGAAATCGGGCAGGTGGTGGTACTACAATCCACCGACTCTGGCTATGCTGAGAAGCTGAATGCACAGCAGGGGCGCTTCCATGTGGCCGTTCGAGGAATCGATCGGGGAGAGAGGGTAGATACCATTCAGGAGGTTACCTGTGTGCAGCGTGCGCTGATCATCCAACGTCAATGGGAGGAGATCGTGGCGCTGGCCTGCTCCCCTCATTTGCGCTTTGTTATCTCTAATACCACCGAAGCCGGTCTAACTCTTGCGGCGGACGACGCGCGAGATGCCCGCCCACCTGCCTCTTTTCCCGCGCGTCTGCTTACTCTTTTACGAGCGCGTTTTGAAGCTGGGCTCCGCGGAGTGGCCATCATTCCCTGCGAATTGCGCGAGCGTAATGCCGATCTGTTGCTTTCTCTAGTTCTTTCTCAAGCAAAAGCGTGGCAGGAGAGGGAGGCGTTACTTCGCTGGCTGCAGGAGGAGTGTGTTTGGATCAATACCTTAGTGGACCGAATCGTAACCGATCGTCCGCCCAATTACACCCTATTTCCTGAAGATCTGCTGCTAGCTGTCGCCGAGCCTTACGCACTTTGGGCTTTGGAAAACAAGCCTTTACCAGGACCATTCCCCGATCTGCCTCCTATTCTGCGGGTGCCCAACGTGGAACCCTACTTTTTGCGAAAGGTGCGCATTCTCAATGGAGCTCATACAGCTCTGCTGAGTCAGGCCATGCCGCGTGGCTACCAAACGGTGCAAGAGGCTCTAGCCGACTCCGAGGTTCTCACGTGGCTGAAACGACTGCTATTCGAGGAGATCGTGCCGACTCTCGAAGGGCGTGTAGAAGACCCAAAGACCTTTGCAGAGCAGGTTCTCGAGCGCTTCGCAAACCCCTTCTTGCACCATCGCCTAACCGATATCGCTAAAAACCATCGCCAAAAAGTACAGGTGCGCCTGCTTCCTACGTACGAAGAGTATAAGGCCCGTTTTGGCAAAACCCCTCCTCTCCTGGAGCAGGCGATCGCGTTTCATCCAGAAGGAGCATTCTCATGAAAACCATCATCTTAGAGCAGCCAGGTCGCCTGGTTTTGGCGGATACGCCGCAACCTTCTTTCGACCCGCAAAAGGAGGCCTTAGTGCGTGTGCATCGCGTGGGCGTTTGCGGCACCGATCTCCACGCCTTTCACGGACGTCAGCCGTTCTTTTCTTACCCCCGCATCTTAGGACATGAGCTAGGCGTTGAGATCGTTGAGGTCGGCTCTAACGAGCAGGGACTAAGGCCAGGCGATCGCTGTGCAGTTGAGCCTTATCTTCATTGTGGGCAATGCATAGCTTGTCGGCGCGGGGCACCCAACTGCTGCTTGAACCTAAAAGTAATGGGGGTGGGCATAGATGGGGGCATGCGAGAGTTCATCGCCGTGCCTCTTGCGAAGCTTCATCGCGCCAACGGCCTTTCCTGGGAACAGCTTGCTTTAGTAGAGACACTCTGCATCGGCGCCCATGCGGTCTATCGTGCCGACCCCAAGCCGGGCGAGCTAGCGCTTGTGATAGGGGCCGGGCCCATAGGGTTAAGCGTATTGGAGTTTGTGCAGCTTGCCGGCTGTACACCTATTGTGATGGATACCAACCCAAAACGGCTTGCCTTTTGCCGTGAGAAGCTGCACATAGCCCACACGATAGATGCGACACAGAGCCCCTTAGAGAATTTGCTTGAAATTAGTAAAGGTGAGCTGGCTACCGTGGTTTTTGATGCGACGGGCAATCCGAGCTCCATGATGCAGGCCTTCCGCTATGTGGCCCATAGTGGGAAGCTGGTTTTTGTTGGACTATTTCAAGGAGATATCACTTTTAATGACCCGGATTTTCATCGGCGTGAAACGACCCTTTTGGCCACACGTAACGCACGCCCTGAGGAGTTTATACGCGTCATTCGCCTTTTTGAGGCTGGAAAGATCGCCATAGAACCTTGGGTGGGCGAACGTGCTAAGTTTGAGGAGGTACCGGATCGCTTCCTGCTGTGGACGGCACCTGATCGCGCCATTATCAAGCCGATGATCGTATTTGATTAGGAGCGGTTGTTGACAGCAAGAGTACAGAGGAGACGCTGAGCCGTGGGGCAAAAACGAAATCGCATCCTTATCGCTGTCTTAGATGGTGTAGGGGCTGGCGAGCTGCCAGACGCTGCCGCCTACGGAGATGAGGGCAGCAACACGTTAGCTCATACAGCCGAAGCTGTGGGAGGCCTAAAACTGCCCACGATGGGGCAGCTTGGCCTCGGCAATGTGACCTCTATAAAGGGAGTTCCTCCAGACCCGAATGCACTTGGAGGTTGGGGCAAGATGCGCGAGGCCTCTGCAGGGAAGGACACGATGACGGGGCACTGGGAGATGGCTGGATTGATACAAACGCGTCCTTTCCCCACCTATCCGCATGGCTTTCCAAAAGAGGTCATTCAGGCTTTCGAGAAGGCCATTGGCACAAAGACGCTCGGCAATGTTCCGGCGTCGGGCACCGTCATTATTCAACAACTTGGCGAAGAGCACCTGCGCACAGGCTATCCCATCGTCTACACCTCTGCAGATAGCGTCTTTCAAGTGGCGATGCACGAGGCGATCTATCCCATTGAGCGCCAATATGCTATCTGTCAGACCGCTCGCGATCTCCTAAAAGGGGAAAATGCGGTGGGACGGGTGATATGCCGGCCCTTTGCGGGGGAGCCGGGGCATTTTTATCGCACGGAACGCCGTAAAGATTTTCCCCTAACGCCGCCGCCAACCGTTTTGGATGCGTTGCAGGCAGCAGGACACAAGGTACACGCCATCGGCAAAATCTACGAGATTTTCAACGGACGCGGCATTGACACTTGGGATCATACTACCAACAACGCCGACCATACGGCCGCCTTGTTGCAGGCTGCCAAAGAGAACCGATCCTCGCTGATCTTTGCCAATTTAGAGGATTTTGATATGCTCTACGGTCATCGCAACGATCCCCGAGGAATGGCGAAGGCCCTTGAGGCTTGGGATGCGGCGCTTCCTGCCATCCTAGAGGCTTTGAAACCTGGCGACTTACTGCTGATCACAGCAGATCACGGCAACGATCCCACGACGCCATCCACCGATCATTCACGCGAGTATCCCTTCCTTTTAGCTTACGGCCCCGATTTGCGGAAGGGGGTGGCGCTAGGAGTACGCCAAACCTATGCCGATATCGCGGCAACTATTCGCGAGGCCTTCCAGTTGCCTTCAGGCGAGCATGGCACGAGCTTTTTGTCGGAACTACTCGCTTCCTAGCGAGCAGAGCGCGGCTTGACATAGGGGGTAGGTACGGGATAATATATCTCCTGCAATTTGAGGAAAACAGGCAGCGGATCGTAGAGCACGATACGATCCGCCCTTTGGTGTGCCTCAAAACCGCTATCGTTGTAAATTTCGGGACGGAGGGGTTGTCTTGACCACATCGCAAAATCGGAGAATGCTTCTCCTCATTTTAGTGCTTGCCATCTTTTCGATTTTTGTCTCGGTTACAAAGCGAGATTGGCACATAGGGCCTTTTCACCTCGATACTAGGCCGCGCTATGGACTCGACATCCGTGGAGGGTTGCGCGTTGTCCTCCATCCCGATGTAGACCTTTATAACAAGGAGCATCCAGGGCATCCTTGGGGGCCTGAGCAGCTTTCGCTCGTTCGTCATATCATTGAAAATCGCGTTAACTTCTCTGGCGTCACCGAACCCCTGATCATCACCCGTCCCGAAACGAACCAGATCATTGTGGAACTGCCCGGCGTGCGCGACCGGCAGGCGGCCATTAACGAATTAAAAGCAACTGCCGACCTCCGGTTCTACCTGCTGCCGCAACTCGGTAGCCACGATAACTCGCGGCCCGCTATATGGCATCAGGAGATACAAAAAGATCCAAAAACCGGCGCCGAAGTGGATGTGCTAATTGACAACCAAACGGGGAAGCCGGTGACACCGCAAGAGTTGCAAGAGCAGGTCTTCGACAACCCTAACCTTTTAGTGGCCACAGGGGCCGATCTGCTACCTAACTGTGAGGCTCGCTTAGACCCCATCACCAACAAGCCCATTCTCACATTCCAGTTTAATGATAAAGGCTCGGCGGCTTTTGAACAGGCAACTAGGGCCAACATCGGGCGTTATTTGGGAATTTTCTTGGATAACCGCTTGCTCACAGCACCTTACATCGAGAGCGTGATCTCCGGCCAGGGGCAAATTGAAGGCATTGCGACACTCAAAGAGGCAAAGGCGCTTGCTGATGAGTTGAACGCTGGAGCGTTGCCTGTGCCTCTGCAACTGCAGGAGGTGCGGAGCCTTGAGGCGACCTTGGGCCAGGAAGCCGTCCACACGACAACGATCGCGGGTGTTTGGGGGCTTGTTTTGGTTTTATTGTTCATGCTCATTTGGTATCGTTTGCCAGGATTACTGGCGGATGTAGCCCTCATTCTCTATGCGTTCTTCTCCATCGCCATTTTTAAGCTGATCCCTGTTACCTTTACTCTGCCGGGCATTGCGGGGTTCATCTTATCTATCGGGATGGCGGTGGATGCCAATATCCTTATTTTCGAGCGCTTCAAAGAGGAGTTACGAGCGGGACAACCGCTACGAGCTGCTATTGACGCCGGTTTCAATCGTGCCTTCTCCGCCATCTTCGACTCGAACGTTTGTACGGTCATAACCTGTTGTGTCCTCTACTACTTCGGCACAGGGCCCATTCGCGGTTTTGCGTTGACGCTCGGGTTTGGCGTGGCCGTAAGTATGTTTACGGCCATCACCGTTACACGCACTTTCCTCTTTGCCCTCGTTAACTTCGATTTCGCCCGTAACGAAAAGATGTACGGGCTCAGCGACCGTGCTTGGAACCTCCATGTTATGCGATTGCCCTGGCTCTGGTTGGGCATCTCTGCGTTGGTGATTGTGCCGGGCATGATCGCTTGGGGGATGGGGGGCATCAAACCTTCCATAGATTTTAAGGGGGGTACCGAGATAACGCTCTCCTACAAAACGCCGCATACCGCTGCCGAAATCGAGCGTATTTTGATACAAAACGGTTATAAAGACAGCCGTGTTGTGATTTCTGAGGAGCCAAACGCCCCGATAGACAAGCACCTGGCGATTGTTACCACACGGAGGCTTACCAACGATCAGCGCATTCAGTTGATAGACGCACTAACCCATAACGGAGCCGATCTTGTTCCCGGGACGAGTCCCGCCACGGTCCCCTACGCTGACGTTAGCGGCACGGTCAGCCGTCAGCTTACCGAGGATGCCGTGAAAGCGGTGATTATCGCTGAACTGCTGATTGTGTTCTACCTTGCCTTCCGCTTCGCCATCGGAGGGTTCCTCGAAGGCCTCCAGTACGGGATTTGTGCGGTGTTGGCCCTAATCCATGATGTGGCCGTGCTCTGGGGCAGCTTCGCGATTTTAGGCCTGCTCTATAATTGGCAGATAGATAGTCTCTTCGTAACGGCCATGCTTACGGTCATTGGGTTCTCCGTGCATGACACGATCATCATCTTTGATCGCATTCGGGAAAATCTGCTGCATCGAGCGCGTGGTGAGACGTTCTCCTCTTTGGTGGATCGCTCAATCAATCAAACCTTCTCACGGTCTATAAAAACCTCATTCACCGTTATTCTGGTCTTGCTTGCCCTTTTCATTTTTGGAAGCAGTGAGATACATCAGTTTGCCGCAGCGCTACTGATAGGGATCATCAGCGGAACCTACTCTTCGATCTTCAATGCCAGCGTTCTGTTGGTGCTTTGGAAGCGCTTCCGAGGTCAAGATAAAGCGGTGGCCCCTATTCTCGCTACGCCCTCTACCAGCGTCTCCACAAAGTCGGTGCTCAGCGTGCCAGGGGATAGGCCCATCGTTACCCCCAAAGCCGAGCCAGAGGTGGCAACAACACCGGCCTCAACCAGTGGCACCGAATCGGGCACGACCGGCTCTACAGAGAACAAAGCAGGGGCACGCCGCCGGCGCCCGGTTCGCCGACGAAGAATGTAATCTTTTGTTTAGAAAAAAGCTTGCCTGCTTTTCTTGCACAGCGGTTTGGTGCTAGCGTAGAGCCGTTAAGAAGGAAGGTATTTTGTGCGCGATACGAGAGAGTTCGGGTTAGAAAAAGAAGGAATCGCGCCATAAAAAGACGAATAAACCTACCGTATTGGGTACAGTGCCAGCCTTTACCTAAAGCTTTGGTGCTGTGCCGAGAGGAGTAAAGCGAGAATATGTCGGATGAGACGGTTCAGGAGCGAACGTTAGAGGTTCATGCCCAAAGTGAATCTGAAGAGCAGCCCCCTACGCAGGAAGGTTCCCTAAGCGAATCCTCTGCCCAAGAGGCGTTGACGTCGGCTGTTGTCTCTTCAGAAACCACGCGGGCTGAGGAGGGAAAAGAGACCACTTCGCAGCCTCCTGAACCACCTGCTTCTCCTGCGACGGAGGTAAGTTCTCCTACCGAGGATATTGGAACCGACTATGCGAGCTCGTTTCGGGAGCTACGCAAGGGGGATATTATTCAAGGGGTGGTCATGCGGATAGACCGCGAGGAAGTGCTCGTTGATGTGGGAGCCAAGTCGGAGGGAATTATTCCGCTGAATGAGCTATCGCGCCAGAGCCATGTGCCGCCTGAAACCGTTGTTTCCGTGGGTGAGCGGATATGGGTCTATGTGCTGGAGCCGGAAAACGATTTTGGAAACCCCATCCTGTCGAAACGACGGGCCGATCTGGAAAGAACCTGGGTCGAACTGAAACAGGCGCAGGCAACGGGCACAAACGTTGAGGGCAAAGTGGTCGCTCATGTAAAGGGAGGACTTCAGGTAACCGTTGGCTTGCAGGGCGTGGTCGGTTTTGTTCCGGCCTCGCATGTGGGGCTTGAAGGGCCACGAGTGAACTTGGAGCGCTATGTAGGAAAAACCATTCCCCTAAAGGTTTTAGAGGTAGATCGTGCGCATAAAAAGGTTATTCTGTCGAACCGCCTCGTAGTGGAGGAAGAGCGGCGTCGCAGGCTTGAAGAGGCGAAGGCCAGCATCCAGCCAGGGCAGATTCGGCGTGGTGTGGTGCGTCGCCTTACCAATTATGGCGCCTTCGTTGACTTAGGGGGTATTGATGGGTTGCTGCATATCTCCGAGATGTCTTGGAGCCGCCTTAATCATCCTAGAGACGTTCTGCGCGAAGGACAAGAGATTGACGTCTTTATCATCAAGGTGGATTTCGATCAAGAACGGGTCTCGCTAAGTCTACGACGGACGCAACCTGACCCCTGGGAAAAGGTGGCGACTATTTATCGAGAAGGCGATGTGCTGACAGGCACGGTCACTCGCGTGATCGATTCTGGCGCCTTTGTGCAACTTGAGGAGGGAATCGAGGGGTATTTGCCGAATTCTGAGATGGTACGCAACAGTTCGGGGCGTATTACACCCCCCGCCGTCGGCGAAGAGATTACCGTGAAGCTGTTGAAGCTGCGCCTCGATGAGCGTAAAATGACACTGTCGCAACGGGCCGCGGTGCCTGTAGAACCGGTGATTGAGGAGCCACCGCCACCCCCGCCGGCCGAGCCCGCGGCCGGCAAGCGAAAACGAAGTAAAAAACGCGGCCGGCGTTCAGAGGAGGATGAGGATTACGGGCCTTATGCGGGTGAGCTTGAGGAGCAGCCTCTCAACACGCTGCGGGATGCCTTTAAAGCCGCGAGACGACGTGCTCGTAAAGAAGAGAGTGGGGAAGAGGAGATCCTCCTGGATGAGGAGATTGACGATGTCTCCTCAGAAGAGGAGGAGAGCTGAAGGGAGCGTCTTAAAGGCGCCTGCGATAATGTGTTTGCTGTAGGGCTGACAGGAGGGATAGCGTCGGGCAAAAGCCTTGCGGCTCGCATTCTAGAAAATCTGGGCGCGATCCGCTTCAGCGCCGACGAGGCTTCGCGTGCTGTAACTGGGGTGAACAGCCCGCTTGTTTTAGAGATCGCGCGCATCTTCGGACCGCAAGCGCTTTTGCCTTCCGGAGCACTCAATAGGGTCTACCTAGCCAAGCTCATCTTCACCGATGGGCAGGCCCGCCAGAGATTGGAGCATCTGCTTCATCCAGCGATATTGAGACTCCTCTGGGCACAGATGGAAGCCTGTCGCTATGATTTTGCGGCGGATAAGATCGTGGTCGTGGAAGTTCCGCTGCTGTTTGAGGTTCACATGGAAGAGTGGTTTCATCGAACGGTGGCCGTGTTTGCCCCAGAGTCTCTGCTCCTGGAACGAATACGGGCACGAGAGATGTTATCTAAAGAGGAGGCCAAACTCCGCCTCGCGGCACAATGGCCTGTGGAACAAAAGGCAGCGCATGCCGACTACGTTCTGAAAAATGAGGGGGACATTAAAGAGTTTCATCACGCTGTTCTTCGTCTGTGGGACATCCTCCGCCAAGAGGCGCAAGGCCAAGGAAGATCCTTCCAAACACACCGACCGCAATTTATCGAATAACGGCTCTACATAAAGAATGCCTTTCACACAAAAAAAGTACTTGCAATTTGCACGGCGCTGTGATATAATGCAGATGACACAGCTCTTATGCCGTGTCGGGCACTCCCTCCCGACTCGTTTTCCCCCCTTTTTAAGGGCCGATGTGCGGTCTGTTCATGCGAACCGAATAGTGTGTACACCACCCCCAATAGAAAAGCTGTTACCAGCAGCTTAAAAGGAAGTGTGTAACATGTGTCCAGAATTAGGAGGTAGACTAGCATTGAAGCGCGCTCGTAGCCGTTTTTATGGCCTTCATCTGCTTCTGTTCGTCCTGATAGTGGCCTTGTATCCGTTGAATGCACAAGCCCAAAGCCGGGCGCGTAGCCCAAAAAGTACGAGACCACAAGATATCCTACAGTCGCTTCGCTCTGTGGGGCCACGACCTCCTCATGTGTTCTATCCGCCGAACATGTCGAAACTTCCCGATTGGGTTCTGAAAACACGCTGGACAGGCGAGGGCCGAGCGCCTGGTGATCAAAATGTGGTAAGACAGACCATCCTGCTTACGAAAGCCAATCCCAATCTTCCTTTCTCTAATGTGCCAGCTACCTCCTCAAACGAACACCCTTTCTGGACCTCAGATGAA of Chthonomonas calidirosea T49 contains these proteins:
- a CDS encoding MGMT family protein yields the protein MARVLEAPEGSDFYEAVYAFVRRVPPGKVVTYGQVADMVEGMRLTARQVGVAMRYAPPDVPWQRVVGAGGYFPIAKRAPEAMQRQIALLRAEGVPFHQDDPHRVDMAKAQWFPGPSLFEPTEEAQ
- a CDS encoding phosphopentomutase, translating into MGQKRNRILIAVLDGVGAGELPDAAAYGDEGSNTLAHTAEAVGGLKLPTMGQLGLGNVTSIKGVPPDPNALGGWGKMREASAGKDTMTGHWEMAGLIQTRPFPTYPHGFPKEVIQAFEKAIGTKTLGNVPASGTVIIQQLGEEHLRTGYPIVYTSADSVFQVAMHEAIYPIERQYAICQTARDLLKGENAVGRVICRPFAGEPGHFYRTERRKDFPLTPPPTVLDALQAAGHKVHAIGKIYEIFNGRGIDTWDHTTNNADHTAALLQAAKENRSSLIFANLEDFDMLYGHRNDPRGMAKALEAWDAALPAILEALKPGDLLLITADHGNDPTTPSTDHSREYPFLLAYGPDLRKGVALGVRQTYADIAATIREAFQLPSGEHGTSFLSELLAS
- a CDS encoding Mannitol-1-phosphate/altronate dehydrogenase gives rise to the protein MSEETILQFGGGRFLRAFTDLFVQQANEAGQEIGQVVVLQSTDSGYAEKLNAQQGRFHVAVRGIDRGERVDTIQEVTCVQRALIIQRQWEEIVALACSPHLRFVISNTTEAGLTLAADDARDARPPASFPARLLTLLRARFEAGLRGVAIIPCELRERNADLLLSLVLSQAKAWQEREALLRWLQEECVWINTLVDRIVTDRPPNYTLFPEDLLLAVAEPYALWALENKPLPGPFPDLPPILRVPNVEPYFLRKVRILNGAHTALLSQAMPRGYQTVQEALADSEVLTWLKRLLFEEIVPTLEGRVEDPKTFAEQVLERFANPFLHHRLTDIAKNHRQKVQVRLLPTYEEYKARFGKTPPLLEQAIAFHPEGAFS
- a CDS encoding 30S ribosomal protein S1, coding for MSDETVQERTLEVHAQSESEEQPPTQEGSLSESSAQEALTSAVVSSETTRAEEGKETTSQPPEPPASPATEVSSPTEDIGTDYASSFRELRKGDIIQGVVMRIDREEVLVDVGAKSEGIIPLNELSRQSHVPPETVVSVGERIWVYVLEPENDFGNPILSKRRADLERTWVELKQAQATGTNVEGKVVAHVKGGLQVTVGLQGVVGFVPASHVGLEGPRVNLERYVGKTIPLKVLEVDRAHKKVILSNRLVVEEERRRRLEEAKASIQPGQIRRGVVRRLTNYGAFVDLGGIDGLLHISEMSWSRLNHPRDVLREGQEIDVFIIKVDFDQERVSLSLRRTQPDPWEKVATIYREGDVLTGTVTRVIDSGAFVQLEEGIEGYLPNSEMVRNSSGRITPPAVGEEITVKLLKLRLDERKMTLSQRAAVPVEPVIEEPPPPPPAEPAAGKRKRSKKRGRRSEEDEDYGPYAGELEEQPLNTLRDAFKAARRRARKEESGEEEILLDEEIDDVSSEEEES
- a CDS encoding protein translocase subunit SecDF — its product is MTTSQNRRMLLLILVLAIFSIFVSVTKRDWHIGPFHLDTRPRYGLDIRGGLRVVLHPDVDLYNKEHPGHPWGPEQLSLVRHIIENRVNFSGVTEPLIITRPETNQIIVELPGVRDRQAAINELKATADLRFYLLPQLGSHDNSRPAIWHQEIQKDPKTGAEVDVLIDNQTGKPVTPQELQEQVFDNPNLLVATGADLLPNCEARLDPITNKPILTFQFNDKGSAAFEQATRANIGRYLGIFLDNRLLTAPYIESVISGQGQIEGIATLKEAKALADELNAGALPVPLQLQEVRSLEATLGQEAVHTTTIAGVWGLVLVLLFMLIWYRLPGLLADVALILYAFFSIAIFKLIPVTFTLPGIAGFILSIGMAVDANILIFERFKEELRAGQPLRAAIDAGFNRAFSAIFDSNVCTVITCCVLYYFGTGPIRGFALTLGFGVAVSMFTAITVTRTFLFALVNFDFARNEKMYGLSDRAWNLHVMRLPWLWLGISALVIVPGMIAWGMGGIKPSIDFKGGTEITLSYKTPHTAAEIERILIQNGYKDSRVVISEEPNAPIDKHLAIVTTRRLTNDQRIQLIDALTHNGADLVPGTSPATVPYADVSGTVSRQLTEDAVKAVIIAELLIVFYLAFRFAIGGFLEGLQYGICAVLALIHDVAVLWGSFAILGLLYNWQIDSLFVTAMLTVIGFSVHDTIIIFDRIRENLLHRARGETFSSLVDRSINQTFSRSIKTSFTVILVLLALFIFGSSEIHQFAAALLIGIISGTYSSIFNASVLLVLWKRFRGQDKAVAPILATPSTSVSTKSVLSVPGDRPIVTPKAEPEVATTPASTSGTESGTTGSTENKAGARRRRPVRRRRM
- a CDS encoding zinc-binding alcohol dehydrogenase family protein, translated to MKTIILEQPGRLVLADTPQPSFDPQKEALVRVHRVGVCGTDLHAFHGRQPFFSYPRILGHELGVEIVEVGSNEQGLRPGDRCAVEPYLHCGQCIACRRGAPNCCLNLKVMGVGIDGGMREFIAVPLAKLHRANGLSWEQLALVETLCIGAHAVYRADPKPGELALVIGAGPIGLSVLEFVQLAGCTPIVMDTNPKRLAFCREKLHIAHTIDATQSPLENLLEISKGELATVVFDATGNPSSMMQAFRYVAHSGKLVFVGLFQGDITFNDPDFHRRETTLLATRNARPEEFIRVIRLFEAGKIAIEPWVGERAKFEEVPDRFLLWTAPDRAIIKPMIVFD
- the coaE gene encoding dephospho-CoA kinase (Dephospho-CoA kinase (CoaE) performs the final step in coenzyme A biosynthesis.); translated protein: MFAVGLTGGIASGKSLAARILENLGAIRFSADEASRAVTGVNSPLVLEIARIFGPQALLPSGALNRVYLAKLIFTDGQARQRLEHLLHPAILRLLWAQMEACRYDFAADKIVVVEVPLLFEVHMEEWFHRTVAVFAPESLLLERIRAREMLSKEEAKLRLAAQWPVEQKAAHADYVLKNEGDIKEFHHAVLRLWDILRQEAQGQGRSFQTHRPQFIE
- a CDS encoding aldo/keto reductase: MIYRELGATGLRVSILGYGASPLGGEFGPIDEEEGVRTVHAALDSGINYFDVAPYYGRTRAESVLGRALRTIPRESYILATKVGRYDRDQFDFSADRVTRSVEESLQRLGVETVDVIQCHDIEFGSLNQIIEETLPSLERLRQQGKVRFIGITGYPLHIFRYVLPRARVDAVLSYCRYTLCNTDLENLLPWFQQQKLGVVNASPLAMGLLTDAGPPPWHPAPAALKMAAARAAAFCHEQGKDLSELALQFALANPAIHVTLVGMADRKTLEKNLRCVGVMPDLQLLGKVRGFFQTVVTTWPSGRPENQDR
- a CDS encoding Gfo/Idh/MocA family protein → MAEDGKIGVAMLSFAHVHARDYASQIESNPHLKLVAVWDEDPARGRMEAERRGVPFYAELDQVLNLAEVEAVVVNAPTFMHRDILVAAAQAKKHIFTEKALTITVQEATEVMRAVEDAGIRFMISLPSRTRPEILFAKKLIDENYLGDITLMRARVAHMAALDRWFSGGSAWFGEESKAGGGAFFDLGCHRVDIMRWFLGEPASVVAQMTNFSGAYEVDDNMVATVTFRSGAIGILDVSWVHRYGPNPLEIYGTQGYLGIDQGPAGPRIQLISQRVTSGEIQGCVTPSPSSLPKALPSPMEQWVNAIREGTTPTINIYDAWALTQMLENCYKAAREHREVVF